Proteins encoded by one window of Arachis ipaensis cultivar K30076 chromosome B04, Araip1.1, whole genome shotgun sequence:
- the LOC107636377 gene encoding pyruvate kinase 1, cytosolic-like isoform X1, which translates to MAGKPAVLTRVVDSMTDNLRPTRAEATDVANAVLDGSDAILLGVETLRGLYPIETISTFGRICSERLKEINSWRWGSRSIFGVQFLCTVVFFLISQGNQVYVSSLL; encoded by the exons ATGGCTGGAAAACCTGCTGTACTTACACGTGTTGTGGATAGTATGACTGACAACTTAAGACCCACTCGTGCTGAAGCCACTGATGTTGCTAATGCTGTTTTGGATG GCAGTGATGCAATACTTCTGGGTGTTGAGACCTTGCGTGGGTTGTACCCTATTGAGACTATTTCCACTTTTGGCAGAATTTGTTCAGAG AGATTAAAGGAGATTAACAGTTGGCGATGGGGTTCTAGAAGTATCTTTGGAG TTCAGTTCCTGTGCACTGTTGTTTTTTTCCTTATTAGTCAAGGCAATCAAGTTTATGTATCTAGCTTACTTTAA
- the LOC107636377 gene encoding pyruvate kinase 1, cytosolic-like isoform X2 — MAGKPAVLTRVVDSMTDNLRPTRAEATDVANAVLDGSDAILLGVETLRGLYPIETISTFGRICSERLKEINSWRWGSRSIFGELCA, encoded by the exons ATGGCTGGAAAACCTGCTGTACTTACACGTGTTGTGGATAGTATGACTGACAACTTAAGACCCACTCGTGCTGAAGCCACTGATGTTGCTAATGCTGTTTTGGATG GCAGTGATGCAATACTTCTGGGTGTTGAGACCTTGCGTGGGTTGTACCCTATTGAGACTATTTCCACTTTTGGCAGAATTTGTTCAGAG AGATTAAAGGAGATTAACAGTTGGCGATGGGGTTCTAGAAGTATCTTTGGAG AGTTATGCGCATGA